In one Mycobacterium sp. NBC_00419 genomic region, the following are encoded:
- a CDS encoding urease accessory protein UreF, translated as MSALTTLLNLADSRLPTGGHVHSGGVEEAVTSRLVVDLTTLDAYLRRRIRTSALVSASIAAAVHRGELTVTVADAETDARTPAPATRLASRAQGRGLLRLARRVWPAHDWDALGARPHQAVVAGRVGLASGLAPEQTALSLVYTTMTGSATAAQRLLALDPADVAVVTFALAQLCEHAAHEATAGLADLSDPLLDELAQRHGERDRPLFAS; from the coding sequence ATGTCCGCACTGACCACCCTGCTCAACCTCGCCGACTCTCGGTTGCCAACCGGGGGCCACGTACATTCCGGCGGAGTGGAGGAGGCGGTGACCAGCCGCCTGGTGGTCGACCTGACCACCCTCGACGCCTATCTGCGGCGGCGGATCCGGACCAGTGCTCTGGTGAGCGCGTCGATCGCGGCAGCTGTGCACCGCGGGGAGCTCACGGTCACCGTCGCCGACGCCGAAACCGATGCCCGCACACCGGCGCCGGCCACCCGGCTGGCCTCCCGGGCGCAGGGCCGGGGGCTGCTGCGGCTGGCCCGGCGGGTGTGGCCCGCACACGATTGGGACGCCCTGGGGGCCCGGCCGCATCAGGCGGTCGTGGCCGGCCGGGTGGGCCTGGCCAGCGGGCTGGCCCCCGAGCAGACCGCACTGTCGCTTGTGTACACCACGATGACGGGCAGCGCGACGGCCGCCCAGCGCCTGCTGGCGCTGGATCCCGCCGATGTGGCGGTGGTGACGTTCGCCCTGGCGCAGCTGTGCGAGCACGCCGCCCACGAGGCCACCGCGGGCCTCGCCGATCTGTCCGACCCGCTGCTCGACGAACTGGCCCAGCGCCACGGCGAGCGTGACCGTCCGCTGTTCGCCTCCTGA
- a CDS encoding PaaI family thioesterase, producing the protein MQPDQSLTEQIAFDAPFDNQLGLTFTELTADGAKAQLEVAPKLLQPMGIVHGGVYCSIIESMASTSAYVWLAANGGGNVVGVNNNTDFLRAIGSGTVYGVSEPIHRGRRQQLWLVTIRDGQDRLLARGQVRLQNLEADPPQQ; encoded by the coding sequence GTGCAACCAGATCAGTCGCTGACCGAGCAGATCGCGTTCGATGCCCCCTTCGACAACCAACTCGGGCTGACGTTCACCGAACTGACCGCCGACGGCGCCAAGGCGCAGCTCGAGGTGGCGCCGAAGCTGCTCCAGCCGATGGGGATCGTCCACGGCGGCGTCTACTGCTCCATCATCGAATCGATGGCCAGCACGTCGGCCTACGTGTGGCTGGCCGCCAACGGCGGCGGCAACGTCGTCGGCGTCAACAACAACACCGACTTCCTGCGGGCCATCGGGTCAGGCACCGTGTACGGCGTCTCTGAGCCGATCCACCGCGGTCGTCGCCAGCAGCTGTGGCTCGTCACGATCCGCGACGGGCAGGACCGGCTGCTGGCCCGCGGACAGGTTCGGCTGCAGAACCTGGAAGCCGATCCGCCCCAGCAATAG
- a CDS encoding urease subunit beta, producing MIPGEVLLGDGDIELNAGAPRLELEIVNTGDRPVQVGSHVHLPQANAALSFDRAAAHGHRFDIPAGTAVRFEPGVAQRVWLVPLSGSREVHGLSLNPPGRLDLR from the coding sequence GTGATTCCCGGAGAAGTCCTCCTCGGTGACGGCGACATCGAACTCAACGCCGGTGCGCCGCGACTGGAACTAGAGATCGTCAACACCGGCGACCGCCCGGTCCAGGTCGGCAGCCATGTGCACCTTCCGCAGGCCAATGCGGCGCTGTCATTCGACCGGGCCGCCGCCCACGGGCACCGATTCGACATTCCGGCCGGGACCGCTGTTCGCTTCGAACCCGGTGTTGCACAACGGGTGTGGCTGGTTCCGTTGAGCGGATCACGCGAGGTGCACGGGCTCAGCCTGAACCCGCCGGGAAGGCTGGACTTGCGATGA
- a CDS encoding urease subunit gamma: MRLTPHETDRLLISYAADLARRRQARGLRLNHPETVAIITDHILEGARDGRTVAELMVSGREVLTRAEVMDGVPEMLHDVQVEATFPDGTKLVTVHHPIP, from the coding sequence ATGCGCCTGACACCGCATGAAACCGACCGGCTGCTGATCTCGTATGCAGCCGACCTCGCCCGCCGCCGACAGGCCCGCGGGCTGCGACTCAACCATCCCGAGACGGTCGCCATCATCACCGACCACATCCTCGAGGGCGCCCGCGACGGCCGCACCGTGGCCGAGTTGATGGTCAGCGGACGCGAGGTCCTCACCCGCGCCGAGGTCATGGACGGGGTGCCGGAGATGCTGCACGACGTCCAGGTCGAGGCCACCTTCCCGGACGGCACCAAACTCGTCACCGTCCACCATCCGATCCCGTGA
- the ureG gene encoding urease accessory protein UreG has translation MPPHFIDGDPHSHADRPKRTRTPGEPLRIGVGGPVGSGKTALVAALCRQLRDELSLAVLTNDIYTTEDADFLRRHAVLPDDRIAAVQTGGCPHTAIRDDITANLDAIDDLIAGHDHLDLILVESGGDNLTATFSSGLIDVQIFVVDVAGGDKVPRKGGPGVTFSDLLVVNKTDLAPLVGADLEVMRRDAAKVRDGRPTVLISLTEDPAASLVLDWVREQLRVHQPV, from the coding sequence ATGCCACCACATTTCATTGACGGCGACCCGCATTCCCACGCCGATCGCCCCAAACGCACGCGCACGCCCGGTGAGCCGCTGCGGATCGGGGTGGGTGGCCCGGTCGGCTCGGGCAAGACCGCTTTGGTGGCCGCACTGTGCCGGCAACTTCGCGACGAGCTGTCACTGGCCGTGCTGACCAACGACATCTACACCACCGAGGATGCCGACTTCCTGCGCCGCCATGCGGTGCTGCCCGACGACCGGATCGCCGCGGTGCAGACCGGTGGGTGCCCGCACACCGCCATCCGCGACGACATCACCGCCAACCTCGACGCCATCGACGACCTGATCGCCGGGCACGACCACCTCGACCTCATCCTGGTGGAATCCGGTGGGGACAATCTGACCGCGACGTTCTCCTCGGGGCTCATCGACGTCCAGATTTTCGTCGTCGACGTCGCCGGTGGCGACAAGGTGCCCCGCAAGGGCGGGCCCGGGGTGACGTTCTCAGACCTGTTGGTGGTCAACAAGACCGACCTCGCCCCGCTGGTGGGTGCCGATCTCGAGGTGATGCGCCGCGACGCCGCCAAGGTGCGCGACGGCCGTCCGACGGTACTGATCTCGCTGACCGAGGACCCGGCGGCATCACTGGTTCTGGACTGGGTGCGCGAGCAGCTGCGCGTCCACCAGCCGGTCTGA
- a CDS encoding urease subunit alpha, giving the protein MSSLSRARYAALFGPTTGDRIRLADTDLLVEITEDRSGGPGLAGDEAVFGGGKVLRESMGQGRATRADGAPDTVITGAVIIDYWGIIKADIGIRDGRIVAIGKAGNPDIMSGVHPDLVVGPSTEVIAGNGRIVTAGAIDCHVHLICPQIMPEAIGGGITTIIAGGTGPAEGSKATTVTPGAWHLARMLESLDSWPLNIALLGKGNTVSTEAMWEQLRGGAAGFKLHEDWGTTPAAIDACLTVAEAAGVQANIHTDTLNEAGFVEDTLAAIKGRSIHAYHTEGAGGGHAPDIITVAGESYVLPSSTNPTRPHTVNTLDEHLDMLMVCHHLNPSVPEDLAFAESRIRPSTIAAEDLLHDIGAISMIGSDAQAMGRIGEVVLRTWQTAHVMKKRRGALEGDGAADNNRVRRYVAKYTICPAVAHGLDHEIGSVEVGKLADLVLWEPAFFGVRPHAVVKGGMIAWAAMGDANASIPTPQPVLPRPMFGAAPAAAAATSVHFVAPQAIEDGLADRIDVKRRLVPVGNVRAIGKAQMPLNDAQPRIEVDPDSFTVRIDGQVWQEQPATELPMAQRYFLF; this is encoded by the coding sequence ATGAGTTCTCTATCCCGGGCCCGCTACGCCGCGCTGTTCGGGCCGACCACCGGCGACCGGATCCGGCTGGCCGACACCGATCTGCTGGTGGAGATCACCGAAGACCGCAGTGGCGGGCCGGGTCTGGCCGGCGATGAGGCCGTCTTCGGCGGCGGCAAGGTGCTGCGCGAGTCGATGGGACAGGGCCGGGCCACCCGCGCCGACGGTGCCCCCGACACCGTGATCACCGGCGCGGTGATCATCGACTACTGGGGAATCATCAAGGCCGACATCGGCATTCGCGACGGACGCATCGTGGCCATCGGCAAGGCGGGCAATCCCGACATCATGTCCGGCGTGCACCCCGATCTGGTGGTGGGCCCGTCGACGGAGGTCATCGCCGGCAACGGCCGCATCGTCACCGCCGGGGCCATCGACTGCCACGTCCACCTGATCTGCCCGCAGATCATGCCGGAGGCCATCGGCGGCGGCATCACCACGATCATCGCCGGCGGTACCGGACCCGCCGAGGGCAGCAAGGCCACCACCGTCACACCCGGTGCCTGGCATCTGGCCCGCATGCTGGAGTCGCTGGACTCGTGGCCGCTCAACATCGCGCTGCTGGGCAAGGGAAACACCGTGTCCACCGAGGCGATGTGGGAGCAATTGCGCGGTGGGGCAGCCGGTTTCAAGCTGCACGAGGACTGGGGTACCACGCCCGCAGCGATCGACGCCTGCCTGACCGTGGCCGAGGCGGCCGGGGTTCAGGCCAACATCCACACCGACACCCTCAACGAGGCAGGTTTCGTCGAGGACACCCTGGCCGCGATCAAGGGCCGCTCCATCCACGCCTATCACACCGAGGGCGCCGGTGGCGGGCACGCACCCGACATCATCACCGTCGCGGGCGAGTCCTACGTGCTGCCGAGTTCGACGAACCCGACCCGGCCGCACACCGTCAACACCCTCGACGAGCATCTCGACATGTTGATGGTGTGCCATCACCTCAACCCGAGCGTCCCGGAGGATCTCGCGTTCGCCGAGAGCCGCATCCGGCCGTCGACGATCGCCGCCGAGGACCTGCTGCACGATATCGGCGCCATCTCGATGATCGGCAGTGATGCGCAGGCCATGGGACGCATCGGCGAGGTGGTGCTGCGCACCTGGCAGACCGCACATGTGATGAAGAAGCGGCGCGGTGCGCTCGAGGGTGACGGCGCGGCCGACAACAACCGGGTTCGGCGCTACGTCGCGAAGTACACGATCTGTCCTGCCGTCGCACACGGCCTGGATCACGAGATCGGCAGCGTGGAGGTCGGCAAGCTGGCCGACCTGGTGCTGTGGGAGCCGGCGTTCTTCGGGGTGCGCCCGCACGCGGTGGTCAAGGGCGGAATGATCGCTTGGGCCGCAATGGGTGACGCCAACGCCTCGATTCCGACCCCGCAGCCGGTGCTGCCCCGCCCGATGTTCGGCGCCGCCCCGGCGGCCGCAGCCGCGACCTCGGTACATTTCGTCGCCCCGCAGGCCATCGAGGACGGCCTGGCCGACCGGATCGACGTCAAGCGCCGACTCGTTCCGGTGGGCAACGTCCGCGCGATCGGCAAGGCCCAGATGCCGCTGAACGACGCCCAGCCACGCATCGAGGTCGACCCCGACAGCTTCACCGTGCGCATCGACGGGCAGGTGTGGCAGGAACAGCCGGCCACCGAACTGCCGATGGCGCAACGTTATTTCCTGTTCTGA
- a CDS encoding SDR family oxidoreductase → MAMDVLVTGADTELGRIVAEGFRDAGHKVVISGARRDDLEVAAKELDVDAIVCDTTDPSSLAEIRTQFPHHLDTIVHVPAPRWMGGDPRTYTMVDTANAWRSTLDATVLSAVLLVQNIGDHLRSGGAIVTVVPDNPRDGSADAAIKGALSNWTAGQADYFGTRGITINTVATGRSAEPTYDGLSSTPPSVSAEIARLALFLTSPSARHITGQTLHVGRGALANFG, encoded by the coding sequence ATGGCGATGGACGTGCTGGTCACTGGCGCAGACACCGAACTGGGACGCATCGTGGCGGAAGGTTTCCGCGACGCCGGCCACAAGGTCGTCATCAGCGGCGCCCGCCGCGACGACCTGGAGGTCGCTGCGAAGGAACTCGATGTCGACGCGATCGTCTGCGACACGACGGACCCGTCGTCGCTCGCCGAGATCCGCACGCAGTTCCCGCACCACCTCGACACCATCGTGCACGTCCCCGCGCCGCGGTGGATGGGCGGCGACCCCCGCACCTACACGATGGTCGACACCGCCAACGCGTGGCGCTCGACCCTGGACGCCACCGTGTTGTCCGCGGTGCTGCTCGTCCAAAACATCGGCGACCACCTGCGCTCGGGCGGCGCCATCGTCACCGTCGTGCCCGACAACCCGCGCGATGGCAGCGCCGACGCCGCGATCAAAGGCGCGCTGTCGAACTGGACGGCCGGCCAGGCCGACTACTTCGGTACCCGCGGCATCACCATCAACACCGTGGCAACCGGCCGCAGCGCCGAGCCCACCTACGACGGGCTGAGCTCCACCCCGCCATCGGTGTCGGCCGAAATCGCCCGGCTCGCACTGTTTTTGACCAGTCCGTCCGCCCGGCACATCACCGGCCAGACGTTGCATGTCGGCCGCGGGGCACTGGCCAACTTCGGCTGA
- a CDS encoding sensor histidine kinase codes for MKPDELVYRVLQRLPTRVLSLRTIVIVAALAVVILVLTLGTWVWIGVNHDQYSQLDRRLDSVSSLGDFSTLLSTRPPGEGAPTPDGNLVRTVRVGGLAMSVPPNVELPELPNGYADITIDGVEYRVRTFSVAGATIALGAPLAETKHRIDELHLRVLLICAGVIVGTIIVGWLISLIMINPFRLLAQQARAINAQSNPDEVQVRGVREAVEIAEAVEGMLARIGDEQDRTKAALESARDFAAVASHELRTPLTAMRTNLEVLSTLDLAPDQRSEVIGDVIRTQSRIEATLTALERLAQGELTTADDFVPFDVTDLLDRAAHDAERIYQDLRVSLVPSPAVLMVGLPVGLRLVIDNAIANAVKHGGATEVRLALESSADGVQITVDDNGTGVPEAERAAVFERFSRGSTASRSGSGLGLALVAQQAELHGGTAHLEESPLGGARLVLNLSGRQE; via the coding sequence ATGAAGCCGGACGAACTCGTCTACCGGGTTTTACAGCGGCTGCCGACGCGGGTTCTCTCGCTGCGCACGATCGTCATCGTGGCCGCCCTTGCGGTGGTGATCCTGGTGCTGACACTGGGCACCTGGGTGTGGATCGGCGTCAACCACGACCAGTACAGCCAGCTCGACCGTCGGCTGGACTCGGTGAGCAGCCTCGGTGACTTCAGCACGCTGCTGAGCACCCGGCCCCCCGGTGAGGGCGCCCCGACCCCGGACGGCAACCTGGTCCGTACGGTCCGGGTCGGTGGGCTGGCGATGTCGGTCCCACCCAATGTGGAGCTCCCCGAGCTGCCCAACGGCTACGCCGACATCACCATCGACGGCGTCGAATACCGGGTGCGCACCTTCTCGGTGGCCGGGGCGACGATCGCGCTGGGCGCGCCGCTGGCCGAAACCAAGCACCGGATCGACGAGCTGCATCTGCGGGTGCTGCTGATCTGCGCCGGCGTCATCGTGGGAACCATCATCGTCGGCTGGCTGATCTCGCTGATCATGATCAATCCCTTCCGGCTGCTGGCTCAGCAGGCCCGCGCCATCAATGCGCAGTCCAATCCCGACGAGGTGCAGGTGCGGGGCGTGCGGGAGGCCGTCGAGATCGCCGAAGCCGTCGAGGGCATGCTGGCGCGCATCGGCGACGAGCAGGACCGCACCAAGGCCGCCCTGGAGTCGGCGCGGGACTTCGCGGCCGTGGCCTCCCACGAACTGCGCACCCCGCTGACCGCCATGCGCACCAACCTCGAAGTCCTCTCCACACTTGACCTCGCACCTGATCAGCGCAGCGAGGTCATCGGCGACGTGATCCGCACCCAGAGCCGTATCGAAGCCACCCTGACGGCGCTGGAACGCCTGGCCCAGGGCGAGCTGACCACCGCCGACGATTTCGTGCCGTTCGACGTCACCGACCTGCTGGACCGCGCGGCGCACGACGCCGAGCGGATCTACCAGGATCTCAGGGTGTCGCTGGTGCCGTCGCCGGCGGTGCTGATGGTCGGCTTGCCGGTGGGATTGCGGCTGGTCATCGACAACGCGATAGCCAACGCGGTCAAGCACGGTGGTGCCACCGAAGTGCGCCTGGCACTGGAGAGTTCGGCCGACGGGGTGCAGATCACCGTCGACGACAACGGCACCGGCGTGCCCGAGGCGGAACGCGCAGCGGTGTTCGAACGATTCTCGCGGGGCTCGACGGCGTCGCGCTCGGGCTCGGGGCTCGGATTGGCCCTGGTCGCCCAGCAGGCCGAATTGCACGGTGGCACAGCACATTTGGAGGAGAGCCCGCTCGGCGGGGCGCGGCTGGTGCTGAACCTGTCCGGCCGTCAGGAATAG
- a CDS encoding urease accessory protein UreD, translated as MHSEVVVVAEPGRLPRIECRGGVAARYTETDTVHLVSAAATPLGGDTIAIRLVVEPGARLRLRSAAATVVLPGAATRESRACWSIEVGGELDLDPEPTVVAADSRHLTHVRVQLADTARLRIRERVQIGRTGEREGFWSGAMWVDRAGLPLLRHRVELGTGAVADDALGTPLACVSELRYPEPADDAAGTTLELAGGGSLSTWQGDRLYS; from the coding sequence GTGCATTCCGAGGTCGTGGTGGTGGCCGAACCGGGTCGCCTGCCGCGCATCGAGTGTCGCGGGGGAGTTGCCGCGCGCTATACCGAGACCGACACCGTGCACCTGGTGTCGGCGGCGGCCACCCCGCTGGGCGGGGACACGATCGCCATCCGGCTGGTCGTCGAACCCGGTGCGCGGCTTCGGCTCCGCAGTGCGGCGGCCACCGTGGTGTTGCCCGGCGCGGCGACCCGGGAATCGCGGGCCTGCTGGTCCATCGAGGTCGGCGGTGAACTGGATCTCGATCCTGAGCCGACGGTGGTGGCCGCTGACTCCCGGCATCTGACGCACGTCCGGGTGCAGCTGGCCGACACCGCGCGGCTGCGCATCCGGGAGCGGGTGCAGATCGGCAGAACCGGTGAGCGGGAAGGATTCTGGAGCGGCGCGATGTGGGTGGACCGCGCGGGACTGCCGCTGCTGCGCCACCGCGTCGAGCTCGGCACCGGCGCTGTCGCCGACGACGCACTGGGCACGCCGCTGGCCTGCGTGAGCGAACTGCGTTACCCCGAGCCGGCCGACGACGCCGCCGGGACCACCCTCGAACTGGCCGGCGGCGGCAGCCTGTCCACCTGGCAGGGTGATCGTCTCTATTCCTGA
- a CDS encoding LLM class F420-dependent oxidoreductase, whose protein sequence is MTIRLGFQIPNFSYGTGVAELFPTVIAQAREAEAAGFDSVFVMDHFYQLPMLGSPDQPMLEAYTALGALATATERVQLGTLVTGNTYRNPTLLAKTITTLDVISAGRAILGIGTGWFELEHEQLGYEFGTFTDRFNKLEEALSIIVPMTEGQRPTVEGTYYRAKEALANPRFRDHIPLMIGGSGEKKTFSLAARHFDHLNIIAGFPELPGKVSVLAQRCEEVDRDPATLETSVLVSVVAGDNLSDDLIPAGMQGRMVVGSPEHVAEQIKTNVIDVGIDGVIINMPGYVPGAITKVGEALRPVVGG, encoded by the coding sequence GTGACGATTCGACTTGGTTTTCAGATCCCGAACTTCTCGTACGGCACCGGCGTCGCCGAGCTTTTCCCCACGGTGATCGCCCAGGCCCGGGAGGCCGAGGCCGCCGGCTTCGACTCGGTCTTCGTGATGGACCACTTTTATCAGCTGCCCATGCTCGGGTCGCCTGATCAGCCGATGCTGGAGGCCTACACGGCGTTGGGCGCCCTGGCCACCGCCACCGAGCGGGTCCAGCTCGGCACCCTGGTCACCGGCAACACTTACCGCAACCCGACACTGCTGGCCAAGACGATCACCACGCTGGACGTCATCAGTGCGGGCCGGGCCATCCTCGGCATCGGCACCGGCTGGTTCGAGCTCGAGCACGAGCAGCTCGGCTACGAGTTCGGCACGTTCACCGATCGGTTCAACAAGCTCGAGGAGGCGCTGTCCATCATCGTGCCGATGACCGAAGGCCAGCGCCCGACCGTCGAGGGCACCTACTACCGCGCCAAAGAGGCGCTGGCCAACCCGCGCTTCCGCGACCACATTCCGCTGATGATCGGTGGCAGCGGCGAGAAGAAGACGTTCAGCCTGGCCGCCCGCCACTTCGACCACCTGAACATCATCGCGGGCTTCCCCGAACTGCCCGGCAAAGTCTCGGTGCTCGCGCAGCGCTGTGAAGAGGTGGACCGCGACCCGGCGACGCTGGAAACCAGCGTGCTGGTCAGCGTGGTGGCCGGCGACAATCTCAGTGACGACCTCATCCCCGCCGGCATGCAGGGCCGGATGGTCGTGGGCAGCCCGGAGCATGTCGCCGAGCAGATCAAGACCAACGTGATCGATGTCGGGATCGACGGCGTCATCATCAACATGCCCGGCTATGTTCCCGGCGCGATCACCAAGGTCGGCGAGGCACTACGCCCGGTTGTGGGTGGCTGA
- a CDS encoding NAD(P)/FAD-dependent oxidoreductase, which yields MTHPGATPSDKHKVVIIGSGFGGLNAAKKLKRADVDIKMIAKTTHHLFQPLLYQVATGIISEGEIAPPTRVVLRDQKNCQVLLGEVTHIDLNNQTVDSVLLGHTYRTPYDTLIVAAGAGQSYFGNDHFAEWAPGMKSIDDALELRGRILGAFEQAERSSDPVRRDKLLTFVVVGAGPTGVEMAGQIAELADDTLKGAFRHIDSTKARVILLDAAPAVLPPMGEKLGQKAAARLEKLGVEIQLGAMVTDVDRNGITVKRGDGTIDRIECATKVWSAGVSASPLGKIIADQSDAEVDRAGRVKVLPDLTVPGHPNVFVIGDMAAVDGVPGMAQGAIQGAYYAAKLVKAELKGADPAAREPFEYFDKGSMATVSRYSAVAKVGRLEFSGFIAWLAWLFLHLIYMVGFKARLTTALSWIGTFIGSHRSQLTITEQQAYARTRIEQLEEIAAAVEDEKAAS from the coding sequence ATGACCCATCCCGGTGCCACCCCATCGGATAAGCACAAGGTCGTCATCATCGGATCGGGCTTCGGTGGGCTCAATGCCGCCAAGAAGCTCAAGCGTGCCGACGTCGACATCAAGATGATCGCCAAGACCACTCACCACCTGTTCCAGCCCCTGCTCTACCAGGTGGCGACCGGCATCATCTCCGAAGGCGAGATCGCCCCGCCGACCCGGGTGGTGCTGCGCGACCAGAAGAACTGCCAGGTTCTGCTCGGCGAGGTCACCCACATCGACCTGAATAACCAGACCGTCGACTCGGTCCTGCTCGGCCACACCTACCGGACGCCCTACGACACGTTGATCGTGGCGGCCGGGGCCGGGCAGTCCTACTTCGGCAACGACCACTTCGCCGAGTGGGCCCCCGGCATGAAGAGCATCGACGACGCCCTGGAGTTGCGCGGGCGCATCCTCGGCGCCTTCGAGCAGGCCGAGCGGTCCAGCGACCCGGTGCGGCGCGACAAGCTGCTGACGTTCGTCGTCGTCGGCGCAGGCCCGACCGGCGTGGAGATGGCCGGCCAGATCGCCGAACTCGCCGACGACACCCTCAAGGGCGCCTTCCGGCACATCGACTCCACCAAGGCCCGGGTGATCCTGCTCGACGCCGCACCCGCCGTGCTGCCGCCGATGGGCGAGAAGCTGGGCCAGAAGGCCGCGGCCCGGCTGGAGAAGCTGGGCGTGGAGATCCAGCTCGGAGCGATGGTCACCGACGTCGACCGCAATGGCATCACCGTCAAGCGGGGCGACGGCACCATCGACCGCATCGAGTGCGCGACCAAGGTGTGGTCGGCCGGTGTGTCGGCCAGCCCGCTGGGCAAGATCATCGCCGACCAGTCCGACGCCGAGGTCGACCGCGCGGGCCGGGTGAAGGTGCTTCCCGACCTGACCGTGCCGGGCCACCCGAACGTGTTCGTCATCGGCGACATGGCCGCCGTCGACGGTGTTCCGGGTATGGCGCAGGGCGCCATCCAGGGTGCCTACTACGCGGCCAAGCTGGTCAAGGCCGAACTCAAGGGCGCCGACCCTGCCGCTCGCGAGCCGTTCGAGTACTTCGACAAGGGTTCGATGGCAACGGTGTCGCGCTACTCGGCCGTCGCCAAGGTCGGCCGTCTCGAGTTCAGCGGTTTCATCGCCTGGCTGGCCTGGCTGTTCCTGCACCTGATCTACATGGTGGGGTTCAAGGCGCGGCTGACCACGGCATTGTCGTGGATCGGGACGTTCATCGGCAGCCACCGCAGCCAGCTGACGATCACCGAGCAGCAGGCGTACGCGCGAACCAGGATCGAGCAACTCGAGGAGATCGCCGCGGCCGTCGAGGACGAGAAGGCGGCGTCCTGA
- a CDS encoding heme-binding protein has product MSSPRSVRRGLAAALGAGAVLLSMAGPAAADPPPPNCTTADLTGVMAGVSAAMSAYLFEHPDVNAFFSGLQGLSKKDIGAKTQVYLDANPQIRTDLDNIRQPSTDFRNRCGIGQRPLAPGVI; this is encoded by the coding sequence ATGTCATCACCTCGTTCCGTGCGCCGCGGGCTGGCTGCGGCATTGGGCGCCGGTGCGGTGTTGCTGAGCATGGCGGGACCCGCCGCAGCCGACCCGCCCCCGCCCAACTGCACCACCGCCGACCTCACCGGGGTCATGGCCGGGGTGTCGGCGGCCATGTCGGCGTATCTGTTCGAGCATCCGGACGTCAACGCGTTCTTCAGCGGCCTGCAGGGCCTGTCGAAGAAGGACATCGGCGCCAAGACGCAGGTCTATCTGGATGCCAACCCGCAGATCCGCACCGATCTCGACAACATCCGCCAGCCGTCGACTGATTTCCGCAACCGCTGCGGAATCGGGCAGCGGCCGCTGGCCCCCGGAGTGATCTGA
- a CDS encoding ABC transporter permease: protein MRRFGVSGPNTTLPRWVYVPAALGAAFVVLPLVAMALRVDWSQFWTLITSTSSREALLLSLRTATASTVLCLLLGVPMAMVLARRSGGLIRALRPLILLPLVLPPVVGGIALLYAFGRLGLLGHYLEAAGIRIAFTTTAVVLAQTFVSLPFLVIALEGAARTAGQDYEVVAATLGARPATVWWRVTLPLLAPGLVSGAVLAFARALGEFGATLTFAGSRQGVTRTLPLEIYLQRESDPDAAVALSILLVAVAAVVVLGLGARRLAGWNAPVSG, encoded by the coding sequence ATGAGGCGGTTCGGGGTGTCGGGCCCGAATACCACGCTGCCGCGCTGGGTCTATGTGCCCGCCGCCCTGGGCGCGGCCTTCGTGGTTCTGCCCTTGGTCGCGATGGCACTGCGCGTCGACTGGTCCCAGTTCTGGACGCTGATCACCAGTACGTCCTCGCGCGAAGCGCTGCTGCTCAGCCTGCGTACGGCGACCGCCAGCACGGTGCTGTGCCTGCTGCTGGGCGTGCCGATGGCGATGGTGCTGGCCCGACGCAGCGGCGGGTTGATCCGTGCGCTGCGCCCGCTGATCCTGCTTCCACTGGTCTTACCGCCGGTCGTCGGCGGCATCGCCCTGCTGTATGCGTTCGGGCGCCTGGGTCTGCTGGGGCACTACCTGGAGGCGGCCGGGATTCGGATTGCGTTCACCACGACGGCGGTGGTGCTGGCGCAGACGTTCGTGTCGCTGCCGTTCCTGGTCATCGCGCTGGAGGGCGCGGCACGCACAGCGGGGCAGGACTACGAGGTGGTGGCCGCGACGCTCGGCGCCCGCCCGGCCACGGTGTGGTGGCGGGTGACCCTGCCACTGCTGGCGCCGGGCCTGGTCTCCGGCGCGGTGCTGGCATTCGCGCGCGCACTGGGGGAGTTCGGCGCCACGCTGACCTTCGCCGGGTCCCGCCAGGGTGTGACCCGCACCCTGCCGCTGGAGATCTACCTGCAGCGGGAAAGCGACCCTGATGCCGCGGTCGCGCTGTCGATCCTTCTGGTCGCCGTGGCCGCCGTCGTGGTGCTGGGTCTGGGGGCGCGGCGGCTGGCCGGCTGGAACGCCCCGGTGAGCGGCTGA